In one window of Arachis ipaensis cultivar K30076 chromosome B06, Araip1.1, whole genome shotgun sequence DNA:
- the LOC107646926 gene encoding uncharacterized protein LOC107646926, which translates to MESQVGELSQQAPKSTAVFPSDTEKNPKGEQKGVRWEECKAITILKEVSEEEGIRPSEQEPEILKEGVEEAKQESETEQAKELQKGTYSFEIDGRAVSFNLDDALKHPPEDHSIFQCDIIDETVAEVHQEEVEEKDVEFELSEDCMEAFDKLKIALTQAPIVRGLDWSRPFEIMCDAFNYSVGAALTQREDYGKACHLPVEVEYKGFWAVRECNLGLGGAGTERKLQLQELENLRLEAYENSRLYKERFKDVHDNIIKRREFRPGELVLVYNSWLRLMPGKLRSWWEELMRYRSW; encoded by the exons ATGGAGTCTCAAGTAGGAGAGCTATCTCAACAGGCCCCTAAGTCAACTGCAGTGTTCCCTAGTGACACAGAAAAGAATCCTAAAGGGGAACAAAAGGGagtgagatgggaagaatgcaaggccatcaccatattGAAGGAAGtctcagaagaagaaggaattaGACCCTCAGAACAGGAACCAGAAATCTTGAAGGAAGGTGTGGAGGAAGCTAAGCAGGAAAGTGAAACTGAGCAAGCCAAGGAATTGCAAAAAG gtaCTTATTCTTTCGAAATAGATGGCAgggcagtgagcttcaacctggatgacGCTCTGAAGCACCCACCAGAAGATCACTCCATCTTTCAGTGCGACATTATCGATGagactgtggctgaagttcaccaagaagaagtagaagag aaggatgttgagtttgagTTGAGTGAAGATTGCATGGAGGCATTTGATAAACTGAAgattgccttgactcaagctcctattgtgagagggcTTGACTGGAGTCGGCCGTTTGAGATAATGTGTGACGCATTCAACTATTCGGTAGGAGCGGCGCTgactcagcgcgaag attatggaaaggcttgtcaccttccaGTGGAGGTGGAGTACAAAGGTTTCTGGGCAGTAAGGGAATGCAACTTAGGATTGGGGGGAGCTGGtactgaaaggaagttgcaactacagGAATTAGAGAACCTTCGGCTAGAAgcgtatgagaactcaaggctctaTAAAGAGAGGTTTAAGGATGTGCATGACAATAttatcaagaggagagagtttagACCTGGGGAGTTAGTCCTTGTTTATAACTCAtggttgaggctcatgccaggcaagttgagatcatgGTGGGAAGAACTGATGAGgtacagaagttggtga